A window from Chitinophaga filiformis encodes these proteins:
- a CDS encoding acylphosphatase: MEKIHKQILVKGKVQGVYFRASTKHTADDLGITGEIRNLPDGNVLITAEGEENKMEAFIAWCRQGPPFAKVTELIITVAPLQDYKAFDVVR, from the coding sequence ATGGAAAAGATACATAAGCAGATCCTGGTAAAAGGGAAAGTCCAGGGAGTGTATTTCAGAGCGAGTACGAAACATACAGCAGATGATCTTGGTATTACGGGGGAAATAAGAAATTTACCCGATGGTAATGTGCTGATCACTGCAGAAGGAGAGGAGAATAAAATGGAAGCGTTCATAGCCTGGTGCAGGCAGGGGCCACCTTTTGCTAAAGTTACTGAGCTGATTATTACAGTTGCCCCTTTACAGGATTATAAAGCGTTTGATGTGGTGCGCTGA